Below is a window of Cheilinus undulatus linkage group 8, ASM1832078v1, whole genome shotgun sequence DNA.
agtttttgGGCCGCCAAAGCTACTCAAATGCCCATTATTGTTAGAGGAGACAGGACTGTGTACTCAGCTAAATCTACAGTTATGGAATGAAGTCATTCagtatacacaaaaaaacacaatgaattGTACTTAAAGCAGTCATTATTGTATAAACAATGATATTTTCAAACCTCAAATACTCCTTCTGTTAACAGATGTAAAATGTGTCAATCCTTGATTTACTGTAGGTGCCATGTAGTGCTGCCCAGAATTAATTTAAATAGAATTATCAAGTATGTGAGTCATGACACACCATCTGAAAAGGGACTGATAAACATCAAACATCCATTTCATATCACCAGCTTTGTTTTCGTATTGCCATTTTCAAAATACTAACAACAAATTATGACAGAACTCTAACTTTAATTAAAAGTCCCTGTGTAGTAACAGTGTCGTCGATGATCATGAAGCCACCTCCTCCCTTTTGCTTCCAATCTCAAGAGTTACATTTGCAGAAAATTTACTGTGAAAGGTCGTAACACCCCGTTAGCTAACACAAATTTCTGCTCTCATTAAATTACTATGATGTTAACTTATAAGATACTTGAACATTAGCCCTGGGAACACTAGTGCCTCCTAATACAGCTGTGATGCATACGGTCAGCTTTTATTCTGACACATGCTATCTGTGGGCCAAACAACCAGCCCCCTTCCCTCAtcaaatgcaaacaaacaagTCTTTACAGGATATTGGAGATAATTTGTGTTCTGGGAGTGAGGTCACATTGTTGAGTCTACTTTAAGCACAAACTAGGCCTAGAATACCAAGACAGCAGACATGCAGACTGTACTCATAAAAGGCACACAGTATACTGTACATGAAGGAACACAGTTTCAGAGACATATGAACAGAGCTAAAAAAGTACTAATATTGTCTAAATCTAAACGTTGTTGGCAATAAATGAAATGCAGACTGTGGAACCTCAATAATCTGCACCCTCTGGAGTTGTTTAAACCAGTCAGCATCTGGATAACCTAAATGCCTAAAAAGATGATGAAAGTAGTTAAATGGCACATATATACACCTTCTATTACAAATGGGCATCAAGTGTGCAGAGTAAAtcaagtttcactttttttctaatGCCCACATACCTGGCCAAACAACACAACTGAGGGTCAAATAGACAAGGCTCCATCAggataaaatatataaaaaacgTAACTAAGTTTTGCTGCTAATATATAAATGTCAAATCTCTCCTTGTGCATGTTGCAAGTAATGCATTTGTAGATCCAGCTCCCGTGGCAGAGAGCACCCACATATCATGCACTGAAGGAGCCGTTCTGGGGCAAAAGGCAAACGGGGTCCGAGCTTGTGAGGCTCTGTCCGAGGGGAAAGCTGAGGTAGGGGCAGGGTCTGTGGCATGTGTGGCCTCTCGCTCATGACTGCCTGtggtgtgaaaaaaatatttgggtGTGGCGGTCTTGGAAGTGCACCAACAGCGACAGAGTGAAGAGGGTGTGGGCTGGGCAGAgctagaggaggaggagggagtggAGCTAGTGAAGGGGAGAAAAAGGGAGAAGGCTGATTTATGATTATTTGAGTTCCTTTTACCATTGGCTGTTGCTGCAGCTCCGGTCCATTCCCTGGTTTGAGTTGCCCGGTGAGCAGTGTTTGTGGACCCACTGGATTACTCTGGAAGCCCCACACTGGAGTTCCTACCCCCTGGCCAAAACGATGAGGCTCATACTGAATGGAGATTGGAACCTTCTGTGATGCCTGGCTCTGTACGCTTGCCCAGCTGGGTGATACCTGCTTTTGCTGTGGCTGAAAATCTTGGTTATTTACTAATTTCTCAGAGTTTATAGTCTTTGGTATACCTGGTGGTGTTTGTATATCCCACAAGGTGCTACCTACCCCGTGCGAAACAGGAGTTGAAATTGGCATTGCACTGCTTTGGTCCATTTGAGCTGACGTGGGCACACCTGCCAAGCTTGGTATCCACTGGTTTTGCAGCTCACAGCCGTTCCACGGCTTCTCTGGTTGGCTAACAGTCGAGGGTATAACTTGAGGATTACTCAGGTCCCATGCTCTACTGTCCTCTTTTTTAGGAGGTGTGGATGGCTCCTTTTGTGTTGACACAGGGGCACCTGACCATCTTGGCAACTGAAGCTCTTGACCAAGCTTATTTGGAGAGTTCTGCGAATTGGCAAGCATAGTAGGCCTGACACTCCACAGAGCCCCGTCTATGTAGGAAGGAACAGAGAAATCATGCTGCAAAGAGCTTGTGGAAGCTAGCACTGAGGATGTGGGTGGGCTGCTCCAAGTAACAGGTTTCAGCTGCCTCTGCTGCTCCATCTCGCCCACCCTTGAGGGACTGGATTTTTGTGGCACACCTGTGAGGAAGGGGCTGAGAACAGAAACTGAACTTTCTTTCATGTGTGATGACTCTGAGCTCTGGGCAGACGAGGAGACTGCCTGAGATATTGAGGGGCTCTCTGCCCAGGCTGGATTCCTCTGATGGTGCTGCTGCAGACCTGAAAGTGGTGGGCTTTCAAACTGTGTCTGCAGTGGAGctgcatgctgctgctgctgtgatgatGGGACAGGCATTACCTCCCCCCCATCGACCTTCCACTGCACAGGTTGAGGTTGAAGGTCAGGCAGCCATGGCTCTTTTTGCTGTCTGCTTTGTAAATCCATGCGAGATGAGAGCATGGAAGACTGTACCTGGACTGCCCTATGTAGCTCAGCATCTCTCTGTACAGAAACCGGATACAGGGAAGGCTGAGAGCTAACCAACCCTGAGCCGCCTAACTGCCTCGACCAGCCCCatctctcccccctcctccccctgctGCTACTGCCTCTCATTCTACTAGCAATGGGGAATGAATTATACTGGCTGAAAGTCTGGCGCTTGCGAGCGTGGATCTTCTGGTGTACAAGCAGGCTGCTAAACCAGGAAAAGGATTTGTCACACTCATTGCAGTGATGTGGTCTCtcccctgtgtgtgtgttcatgtgatCACGCAGCAGATAGGCTAATCCAAAGCTTTTGTCGCACTGGTCACACTTGTGAGGTTTGTCACCATTGTGTGATAGCATATGCTGCTGCAGTTGGGTCTCATCGCTGTAGCCTTTGCGGCAGCTGGTACAGCGAAAAGGTTTTTCCTGGTGCAACCTctggtgtgttttcatgttctgCATAAAGGCAAAGTCCTTCCCACAGTCGGGACATTTGTATGGCTTCTTGCCTGTATGGATGATGAGATGCTGTTGTAAGTAGCTACTGAATCTAAAGCCCTTGCCGCACACTTTGCACAGATAAGGCTTGTCCTTGGAATGTATGCGCATATGCAGCTCTAACACAGAGCGGTGGCGGAAAGTTTTGGCACACTCAGTACATTTATAAGACTTAAGACCTTCAATTTTCCATTTGCCCTGTAAGCCACTGCTCATAGGAATGAATTGTTTTTTGGGCGGGGTTGGTGCCTCTTCTACTAATTGTGCTACAGACTTGTGGACACTTAACACATGAACATTTAAAGAGGATTCATCACGAAAAATACCTGGGCAGTGTGGACAGGTGAGTCCTTTCTCCCAGACCTTGTTAATCTCAGTTTGGTGTCTGGGATTTCTCTCCAGCTTCTCGTACTCTGCCTCATGAATTAGCATGTGGGCCCTGAGGCTAGCTGGTGCCAAGAATGTCTGGGGACAAAGGGGGCAGTTGAATGTACGTTTGGGTTCCTCAGTctggtgtgtgttttctttACCCTTACTTCTAACTGCCTCCTGTGTTGAAACAGAGCCCTGCTTGCTTGCCTGCTCAGTGGAGGTGTTGGTTTCTTGTCGTCTATGCTGGCGGCAGTGGGCCTTCATGTTCTGAGCAAAGgcaaattttttgccacattcggGGCAGCGAAAGGGTTTCTGGCCTGTGTGCAGGTACTGATGCTGATGGAGGAGGCTGCTGTATTTGAAAGTCTTACCACAGATGTTACACAGGTGAGGTCGGGTGCTGTCCGTGTGCTTGCGGCGGTGACCCTCCATGACCGAGTAGTGTTTGAAGACCATGCCACACTCAGGACATTCATAGGGTTTCAGGGCGGTGTGACACCGCTGGTGGTAACGTAGGGCCATGTTGTTTGGGAAAGTTTGACTGCACTCTTGGCATGTAAAGTTACTCTCCTGGGAGTGGGTCAGCATGTGCTTAGTGACGGACACCTTGAACTGGAACTCCTGGCGGCACAGGGGGCAGTGGTAAGGCTTTTCTACAGTGTTGCAGCAGTTGTGGTCTCTAAGTTTACCCACTGTAGAGAAGATCCTCTCACATTCTGCACATTCAAAGTTGCCCAACTCCATAGTTTGAACCTCCTTCTTTGGAACAAGAAGTTGCTCCTCCTTCGCTCTGTGTTCGTTCCTGTGTTTAATGAGGCTGCTGCGGTGTTGAAAGGTAAGGCCGCATTCTTTACAGGTGAGGGGCGTGAGCTCATCCTCGTGTGCATGGAAGTGGCGGTGAAGGTTGAACGTCTCACGCCGGGTAAACTTCTTCCCGCACTCCTTACACACCAAACGGCACTGTTTTGGCTTAGCTGACAGATCAGCCTCCTCCCCTTGGTCTGCCTCCTCATCATCTTCACCAGCATACTCAATCCCATCAGTTTCTCCCACCAGCTCTTTCTTCTTTGCATTGGCATGGGAGTTTCCCTCTTCATCAGTAATCTCCTCTGCATCATCTGTGGTTTCACCATCGCTTATATGCTGCTGCACCTCTTCAGCTTTCTCTGTTACATTTTTGAggtctgaaaaagaaaagcacaaCATACTGTCGACTAAGTAAACAGATATAAACATTACATATTCTAACTATATGTATGCACTTCTCACtcaatgcattttaaatataaatccaAACGTACAGGGAGTGATAGTCGTCTTATTTTGTTATGGACATTAGCGTTAGCATAGTCGACTGTGGACTGAACCAGGGAGAGCTACAGCTCAGGTTAGCCCgaaggctaaagctaactataAAATACATTAATAACGCTAGCATACCACTCTTATCATTTTCCTGCTCATGTTTTGGCGCCTCCCCATCGCATTCTTCGGTTTCTGACCAGTCGAAGTCCCGCTGCTCTCTGCCAGGAGCCTCGGTGTTTTTTTCGGCCGTCGGTGGGTTTTCCGGTGAACTGCATGTCGTTTTATCGGCTCCAGCACCGGACTCGACACTAACCTCGGAATGGCTGGCAATACCGCCGCCTTCGTTGCCCGGACTGGCTCTCTGCACTTCTTCGGAGCCCTCCGTGGTGTTATTAACAGTAGTTTCATCTTTTTCATTTAAGCTGCATCCCGACCCTACCGTCTCCGTCTTCCCCCCACATGTTCCCTCCTCCTCCGCAGGGGATTTCTGTCGTTTTGGAGACTCCGTCGGGTCTACGGCAGCCATGTTTCCCCCATGCACCCCCTTGTCCAGAAGAACACACACAGATCATGCTAACCAGCATGAACAAGGCAAAGAGATTTCCGGTTGtggctttcaaaataaaaccccgTTTACCAACAATTAGTCGTGGTTCCTCGTTTCAGAGAATGTAATTAAACTGAAAATGTCCTCTTCTACTACCGCTGTGATACGGTTAGTCTACACAACAAACACGCTCTTCACAActtctttaattttaaataaacttttcagCATAACAATTAAAGACACAAATTTCAATTTGCTCGGTGAAAAATCCACATTGATTGGCTGGATTTATTTTCAGTTCATGTCTGGTCTTTATTGAGGCTTTGTTACATTTCAATGAAACAGTAGTTATCtacaaaataaagcttttgCAAAACTACTTAGACGGCCATATGCTGTTTGCATCTATCTACAAACACATCCATCATACTGCATGCAAGATTATAATAAATAGCCCCTACATATGTATGTTTTCTTTGTAGTTTCATTGTAAACATGTGATTTTAAAGTATTAAACAGCTGAGATGTTTATGTTTGAAGATTGTTCATTTTGCAAAACACCAAAACTGGCTATTTTcaatgtatatatattttcctctgaaaacacaaaacagaacaGAGTTTAACTTTATTGTCCAATGAAAGCTGGAAGAAGTATATACCatgaaactgttaaaaagcAAATGCATACATTAGCAGGTAATTACAGTAGCTGAATAACTACAATATAGGATAACAACTGCAGGTTACAGGTATTTAACGACGATGTAGTTAGTGCATCAGGAGAATTGAGACAGTACTGACCTAGAGAGAGCATCATGAGTTTTGCAGCTCAGCGACATGCATATGAAACATCTGCACCTACAGTTTGGTGTTGTGTCGGCgattaaaaactcaaatgaGCAGTCCATCGAGCATTTTTTCCAGAATTTGTTTTTGCACAATAATGTCAAGAAACCAACCTTACAATAAGGCCACCCTATTTTCAAAGGTAATGTGTCTTCTCTGCTCATCTACTTCAGTCCTCTCTGAAGATGTACTTAAGTGCGAGATGAAGTACTGATTTGGAGTGTTATATAACACTCATAAtaagtctgtttattttttgtagaAACCCTTTCAAAAAAGCGTAATTTCTTGTTAGATTTCAAACACTGAATATCCACAATGTCCattttgtacttttactttagcgCCGTCTCCTGCGTCTGTGATCAACAGCTCTCCCTCGCCGTGGCCTCTGCATGCTCCCATTCGTGTCTGTTGGTGGATCAGAAGGAAAAGTGCTATGTTCATCAGGGGACGATGGTGAGGGCGCCAATGCTACTGCTGACTGATTATTTGAATGCTGGGTGACCACTGGCATCTGCTGCGGATTATTCTTAAGTTGCGTTTGCAGAGGTGCAtcaacctgct
It encodes the following:
- the zgc:66448 gene encoding zinc finger protein 184, which produces MAAVDPTESPKRQKSPAEEEGTCGGKTETVGSGCSLNEKDETTVNNTTEGSEEVQRASPGNEGGGIASHSEVSVESGAGADKTTCSSPENPPTAEKNTEAPGREQRDFDWSETEECDGEAPKHEQENDKSDLKNVTEKAEEVQQHISDGETTDDAEEITDEEGNSHANAKKKELVGETDGIEYAGEDDEEADQGEEADLSAKPKQCRLVCKECGKKFTRRETFNLHRHFHAHEDELTPLTCKECGLTFQHRSSLIKHRNEHRAKEEQLLVPKKEVQTMELGNFECAECERIFSTVGKLRDHNCCNTVEKPYHCPLCRQEFQFKVSVTKHMLTHSQESNFTCQECSQTFPNNMALRYHQRCHTALKPYECPECGMVFKHYSVMEGHRRKHTDSTRPHLCNICGKTFKYSSLLHQHQYLHTGQKPFRCPECGKKFAFAQNMKAHCRQHRRQETNTSTEQASKQGSVSTQEAVRSKGKENTHQTEEPKRTFNCPLCPQTFLAPASLRAHMLIHEAEYEKLERNPRHQTEINKVWEKGLTCPHCPGIFRDESSLNVHVLSVHKSVAQLVEEAPTPPKKQFIPMSSGLQGKWKIEGLKSYKCTECAKTFRHRSVLELHMRIHSKDKPYLCKVCGKGFRFSSYLQQHLIIHTGKKPYKCPDCGKDFAFMQNMKTHQRLHQEKPFRCTSCRKGYSDETQLQQHMLSHNGDKPHKCDQCDKSFGLAYLLRDHMNTHTGERPHHCNECDKSFSWFSSLLVHQKIHARKRQTFSQYNSFPIASRMRGSSSRGRRGERWGWSRQLGGSGLVSSQPSLYPVSVQRDAELHRAVQVQSSMLSSRMDLQSRQQKEPWLPDLQPQPVQWKVDGGEVMPVPSSQQQQHAAPLQTQFESPPLSGLQQHHQRNPAWAESPSISQAVSSSAQSSESSHMKESSVSVLSPFLTGVPQKSSPSRVGEMEQQRQLKPVTWSSPPTSSVLASTSSLQHDFSVPSYIDGALWSVRPTMLANSQNSPNKLGQELQLPRWSGAPVSTQKEPSTPPKKEDSRAWDLSNPQVIPSTVSQPEKPWNGCELQNQWIPSLAGVPTSAQMDQSSAMPISTPVSHGVGSTLWDIQTPPGIPKTINSEKLVNNQDFQPQQKQVSPSWASVQSQASQKVPISIQYEPHRFGQGVGTPVWGFQSNPVGPQTLLTGQLKPGNGPELQQQPMVKGTQIIINQPSPFFSPSLAPLPPPPLALPSPHPLHSVAVGALPRPPHPNIFFTPQAVMSERPHMPQTLPLPQLSPRTEPHKLGPRLPFAPERLLQCMICGCSLPRELDLQMHYLQHAQGEI